The Alteriqipengyuania halimionae genome contains a region encoding:
- a CDS encoding 2-oxoacid:ferredoxin oxidoreductase subunit beta → MNAPVKIETTLKDWVTDQEVRWCPGCGDYAILKAVQRTLPQLGCDPAKTVFISGIGCSSRFPYYMETYGFHTIHGRAPAVATGAKLANPELDVWLVTGDGDGLSIGGNHLMHVLRRNVNMQIMLFNNEIYGLTKGQYSPTSREGTRSPSTPIGSVDHPANPCAFALGAGARFVARGFDVSKNLPEVLTAAHAHQGAAFIEIFQNCIVYNKDVFDDFAAPKGAENRQLWLKNGEPMLFAGGTKGLAFDTDKLAFTVVDVENDDWQAAGVRVHDVTNRVMAHLLAELPFGPFPMPLGVLYDDPAATYESAVIAEREKSTAGKEANLAKLLGSGQTWTVNGTAQDPQ, encoded by the coding sequence ATGAACGCACCCGTTAAAATCGAAACCACGCTCAAGGACTGGGTCACCGACCAGGAGGTCCGCTGGTGCCCGGGTTGTGGCGATTACGCGATCCTGAAGGCTGTGCAGCGCACGCTGCCGCAATTGGGCTGCGATCCGGCGAAGACAGTGTTCATCTCGGGCATCGGCTGTTCGAGCCGCTTTCCCTATTACATGGAAACCTACGGCTTCCATACGATCCACGGCCGCGCGCCGGCGGTGGCGACGGGGGCGAAGCTCGCCAACCCCGAGCTCGACGTGTGGCTGGTGACGGGTGACGGCGACGGGCTTTCCATCGGCGGCAACCACCTGATGCATGTGCTGCGGCGCAATGTGAACATGCAGATCATGCTGTTCAACAACGAGATCTACGGCCTGACCAAGGGCCAGTACTCGCCCACAAGCCGCGAAGGCACGCGCAGCCCCTCGACCCCGATCGGCAGCGTCGATCATCCGGCCAACCCCTGCGCCTTCGCATTGGGCGCGGGCGCGCGCTTCGTGGCGCGCGGGTTCGATGTCTCGAAGAACCTCCCCGAGGTGCTCACCGCCGCCCATGCCCACCAGGGCGCGGCGTTCATCGAGATCTTCCAGAATTGCATCGTCTACAACAAGGACGTGTTCGACGATTTCGCCGCCCCCAAGGGCGCCGAAAATCGCCAGCTCTGGCTCAAAAACGGCGAACCCATGCTGTTCGCAGGCGGCACCAAGGGTCTCGCCTTCGATACGGACAAGCTCGCCTTCACGGTGGTCGATGTGGAGAACGACGACTGGCAGGCCGCCGGTGTGCGCGTCCACGACGTCACCAATCGCGTGATGGCGCACCTGCTGGCCGAACTGCCGTTCGGCCCGTTCCCGATGCCGCTTGGCGTCCTCTACGACGATCCGGCCGCAACCTACGAAAGCGCCGTCATCGCAGAGCGCGAGAAATCGACCGCGGGCAAGGAAGCGAACCTAGCCAAACTGCTCGGCTCGGGCCAGACTTGGACCGTCAACGGCACGGCGCAGGACCCGCAGTAA
- the guaB gene encoding IMP dehydrogenase translates to MEIPLGLTFDDVLLRPAESSVLPTQADTRTRLTREIALNIPVVSSAMDTVTEADMAIVMAQLGGIGVLHRNLTVEQQAAAVRAVKRYESGMVVNPITIAPQAPLGEAQALMDQHKISGIPVVDGAGKLCGILTNRDVRFAENPRQPISELMTSDNLATVKAGVSQEEARRILHQRRIEKLIVVDDADRCVGLITVKDIEKAVNYPNATKDSNGRLRVAAATTVGDTGFERSEALLDAEVDVIVIDTAHGHNKDVARAVERVKKISNSVQIVAGNVATGEATKALIDAGADAIKVGIGPGSICTTRVVAGVGVPQLTAVMDSAEAAADADVPVIADGGLRTSGDAAKALAAGASTVMVGSLLAGTAEAPGETFLYQGRRYKAYRGMGSVGAMARGSADRYFQQDVSDALKLVPEGIEGQVPYKGPAGDVVHQLVGGVKAAMGYTGCATIPDLHEKARFVRITGAGLAESHVHDVAITREAPNYPTR, encoded by the coding sequence ATTGAAATACCGCTGGGACTGACTTTCGACGACGTGCTGCTGCGCCCGGCCGAAAGCTCGGTGCTGCCGACCCAGGCCGATACGCGCACGCGCCTTACTCGCGAGATCGCACTCAACATTCCGGTGGTTTCCAGCGCGATGGACACGGTGACCGAGGCCGACATGGCGATCGTCATGGCGCAATTGGGCGGCATCGGCGTTTTGCACCGCAATCTGACTGTCGAGCAGCAGGCGGCCGCCGTGCGCGCGGTGAAGCGCTATGAAAGCGGCATGGTCGTCAATCCGATCACCATTGCCCCGCAAGCGCCCTTGGGCGAGGCGCAGGCGCTGATGGACCAGCACAAGATCAGCGGCATTCCGGTGGTCGACGGTGCGGGCAAATTGTGCGGCATCCTCACCAATCGCGACGTCCGTTTCGCCGAGAATCCGCGTCAGCCGATCAGCGAGCTGATGACGAGCGACAACCTCGCCACGGTAAAGGCCGGGGTGAGCCAGGAAGAAGCGCGCAGGATCCTCCACCAGCGCCGGATCGAGAAGTTGATCGTGGTCGACGATGCCGATCGCTGCGTCGGACTGATCACGGTCAAGGACATCGAGAAAGCGGTTAATTACCCCAACGCGACCAAGGATTCGAACGGCCGTCTGCGCGTCGCCGCGGCGACCACGGTGGGCGACACGGGCTTCGAACGCAGCGAAGCGCTGCTCGATGCCGAGGTCGACGTGATCGTGATCGACACGGCGCACGGCCACAACAAGGACGTCGCCCGCGCGGTCGAGCGGGTGAAGAAGATCAGCAATTCGGTCCAGATCGTCGCGGGCAATGTCGCCACCGGCGAAGCGACCAAGGCGCTGATCGATGCCGGCGCCGATGCGATCAAGGTCGGGATCGGGCCGGGCTCGATCTGCACCACGCGCGTCGTCGCGGGCGTGGGCGTGCCGCAGCTCACGGCGGTGATGGACAGCGCCGAAGCCGCTGCAGACGCCGATGTGCCGGTGATCGCCGATGGTGGCCTGCGCACCAGCGGTGACGCGGCGAAGGCGCTTGCCGCCGGTGCCTCGACCGTGATGGTCGGTTCGCTGCTGGCCGGAACCGCCGAAGCGCCGGGCGAAACGTTCCTTTACCAAGGCCGCCGTTACAAGGCCTATCGCGGCATGGGCAGCGTGGGAGCAATGGCGCGCGGCAGTGCCGACCGCTATTTCCAGCAGGACGTGTCCGACGCGCTCAAGCTCGTCCCCGAGGGTATTGAGGGGCAGGTGCCGTACAAGGGCCCGGCGGGCGACGTGGTCCACCAGCTCGTGGGCGGGGTGAAGGCGGCAATGGGCTATACCGGCTGCGCGACCATTCCCGACCTGCACGAAAAGGCGCGCTTCGTGCGCATCACCGGCGCAGGGCTTGCAGAAAGCCATGTCCACGATGTCGCGATTACTCGCGAAGCTCCCAATTATCCGACGCGCTGA
- a CDS encoding alpha/beta hydrolase, with protein MSDTEHFVRDDVAGFLAMLEQLGRPGVEELPLDEGRAGMRAMGTIAEAEPRELAVIRDLTCPGPDGDIPLRFYDTKETREPGPVVLFLHGGGFVIGDLEVYHSLCTEISAVLDLPVISVDYRLAPEHPFPAAPDDCEAAARWVASSPKELGRDVTGLIVTGDSAGGNLTIVTTNALGADKADVPVVLQAPIYPVAGDVAETQSFQDFAEGFLLTGAAMSWFTQQYRGDPLSHRVNPMIEEAKDIPPTVVITAGLDPLRDSGREYAQHLIARGVDTTYLEAPGSIHGFATLRKAIPSAQGDIHALLDAMKLMLRRHGHIA; from the coding sequence ATGTCCGATACCGAACATTTCGTGCGCGACGATGTCGCCGGATTCCTCGCCATGCTCGAACAATTGGGGCGCCCCGGCGTAGAGGAACTCCCGCTCGACGAAGGCCGCGCGGGGATGCGCGCGATGGGGACGATCGCCGAAGCCGAACCGCGCGAGCTTGCCGTGATCCGCGACCTCACTTGCCCCGGCCCGGATGGCGACATCCCGCTGCGTTTCTACGATACGAAGGAAACACGCGAGCCAGGCCCGGTGGTCCTGTTCCTCCATGGCGGCGGCTTTGTGATCGGCGATCTGGAAGTCTACCACTCGCTTTGCACCGAGATTTCGGCGGTGCTCGATCTGCCGGTCATCTCGGTCGATTATCGCCTCGCGCCCGAGCACCCCTTCCCCGCCGCGCCCGACGACTGCGAAGCGGCAGCGCGCTGGGTGGCGAGCTCACCCAAGGAGTTGGGCCGCGACGTCACCGGGCTGATCGTGACCGGCGACAGCGCGGGCGGCAATCTCACCATCGTGACCACCAATGCGCTCGGCGCGGACAAAGCCGATGTGCCGGTGGTGCTTCAGGCGCCGATCTATCCGGTCGCGGGCGACGTGGCCGAAACACAAAGCTTCCAGGATTTCGCCGAAGGCTTCCTGCTCACCGGCGCGGCAATGAGTTGGTTCACCCAGCAATATCGCGGCGATCCGCTGAGCCATCGAGTCAACCCGATGATCGAGGAAGCGAAGGACATTCCGCCCACCGTCGTCATCACCGCGGGGCTCGATCCCTTGCGCGATTCGGGCCGCGAATATGCCCAGCACCTGATCGCGCGCGGAGTCGATACGACCTATCTCGAAGCGCCCGGTTCGATCCACGGCTTCGCCACGCTGCGCAAGGCGATCCCGAGCGCGCAGGGCGATATCCATGCGTTGCTCGATGCGATGAAGCTGATGCTGCGCCGCCACGGACATATCGCATGA
- a CDS encoding metal-dependent hydrolase: protein MDNLTHSLVGAVIGQAGLKKKTGLGMAALIIGANLPDVDAACFLWLDGVEHLAFRRGITHGPIAWVLLPLLLAGALWWFDRWQARRGKRPEGRLPVHFGWLYALSFIGCLTHPALDWLNVYGIRLLEPFSHRWFYGDVLFIIDVWLWAILGIGLWLSLRQEKRGRNWRRTAQIAGAVGLAYIGMNAAIAVKSENDALTFYDNYPGIDAIGSPVPLAIWKREIIWYAPGSDVETASPVSGQWTLASGLSKEMTSLQAKVVWIEDGADPPVSAVELAVGDRQLAAFIFWSRTPFVECSSGGKILVRDARYYDPRARDRFTVAMPDVECEPLP, encoded by the coding sequence GTGGACAATCTCACCCATTCCCTCGTCGGCGCGGTGATCGGGCAGGCGGGGCTGAAGAAAAAGACCGGGCTCGGCATGGCGGCTCTGATCATCGGCGCGAACCTGCCCGATGTGGATGCGGCCTGCTTTCTGTGGCTCGACGGGGTGGAGCACCTCGCCTTCCGCCGCGGGATCACGCATGGGCCGATCGCTTGGGTGCTGTTGCCGCTGTTGCTGGCGGGCGCGCTTTGGTGGTTCGATCGCTGGCAGGCACGGCGCGGAAAACGGCCCGAGGGGCGGCTGCCGGTGCATTTCGGCTGGCTCTATGCGCTGAGCTTTATCGGCTGCCTCACTCACCCGGCGCTCGACTGGCTCAACGTCTACGGCATCCGTCTGCTTGAGCCGTTCTCGCACCGCTGGTTCTACGGCGACGTGCTGTTCATCATCGATGTGTGGCTGTGGGCGATTTTGGGCATCGGCCTGTGGCTCTCGCTGCGGCAGGAGAAGCGCGGCCGGAATTGGCGGAGGACGGCGCAGATCGCGGGGGCGGTGGGGCTGGCATATATCGGCATGAATGCAGCGATTGCTGTCAAATCTGAAAACGATGCGCTGACATTCTACGATAATTACCCTGGTATTGATGCAATCGGCTCCCCTGTCCCACTGGCGATCTGGAAACGCGAGATCATCTGGTATGCTCCGGGCAGCGATGTCGAGACAGCATCGCCAGTGTCCGGTCAATGGACACTCGCTAGCGGGCTTTCGAAAGAAATGACGAGTCTCCAAGCTAAAGTCGTCTGGATCGAAGATGGCGCCGATCCGCCAGTTTCTGCAGTGGAGCTCGCTGTTGGTGATCGCCAACTCGCCGCTTTCATATTTTGGTCCAGAACGCCGTTCGTCGAGTGCAGCTCTGGTGGCAAAATCCTCGTTCGAGACGCGCGCTACTACGATCCGCGCGCGCGCGATCGCTTCACCGTCGCCATGCCCGATGTGGAATGCGAGCCGCTTCCCTAA
- a CDS encoding 2-oxoacid:acceptor oxidoreductase subunit alpha: MATAALQSDTSAAPDSIVVRFAGDSGDGMQLTGGQFTLSTALAGNDLATFPDFPAEIRAPQGTLFGVSAFQINFGSREINTAGDAPDVLVAMNPAALKVNLAALKPGGLIIADTGAFTKRNLDKAGYDSNPLEDGSLAKFDLLAFDISARTIEAVAPFGLGNKDALRSKNMWTLGLALWMFDRDRTPIHDWLKAKFAKKPDIADANIAALDAGHAYGETAEISGPLKQVELPPVPSEPGLYRTVTGAESISLGLVAGAQLAELPMFFGGYPITPASAILHHLARLKEFGVTTFQAEDEIAAVCAAIGASWAGSLGVTSSSGPGIALKTEAMGLAIMTELPLVIVNSQRGGPSTGLPTKTEQSDLYQAVYGRNGDAPMPVIAARSPADAFECAIEACRIAVQYMTPVMLLTDGYIANAAEPWKVPNPADYTPFPVEFLTEPRGEQLLPYKRDEKGSRPWIKPGTPDMMHRIGGIEKDAGTGNISYDPANHQHMTDIRKEKVLGVDVPDQEVCRGETSGKLAVVGWGSTYGPIHQAVGRALKKGCDVAHIHVRHIWPLPANLGELLRGYDQVLVPEMNTGQFKTVLRDQFLIDAIPLTKTSGQPFQIAELEEAIAKFFDGVDGNEGGEVAANDQQLPSVEADQ, from the coding sequence ATGGCTACCGCTGCACTCCAATCCGACACCTCCGCGGCCCCCGATTCCATCGTCGTGCGCTTCGCCGGCGATTCCGGCGACGGGATGCAATTGACCGGCGGACAGTTCACGCTTTCGACCGCGCTGGCAGGCAACGATCTTGCCACCTTCCCGGACTTTCCGGCCGAAATCCGCGCGCCGCAGGGAACGCTGTTCGGCGTTTCGGCCTTCCAGATCAATTTCGGCAGCCGCGAGATCAACACCGCGGGCGATGCGCCCGATGTGCTCGTCGCGATGAACCCGGCGGCGCTGAAGGTGAACCTCGCGGCCTTGAAGCCGGGCGGTCTGATCATCGCCGACACCGGCGCCTTCACCAAGCGCAATCTCGACAAGGCGGGTTATGACAGCAACCCGCTGGAAGACGGCAGCCTTGCCAAGTTCGATCTGCTGGCGTTCGACATTTCCGCGCGCACGATTGAAGCGGTCGCGCCGTTCGGCCTCGGCAACAAGGATGCGCTGCGTTCGAAGAACATGTGGACGCTGGGCCTTGCGCTGTGGATGTTCGATCGCGATCGCACGCCGATCCACGATTGGCTGAAGGCCAAATTCGCCAAGAAGCCCGATATTGCCGATGCCAATATCGCCGCGCTCGATGCCGGCCACGCCTATGGCGAGACGGCGGAGATTTCCGGCCCGCTGAAGCAGGTCGAACTGCCTCCGGTGCCGAGCGAACCGGGCCTCTATCGTACGGTGACGGGCGCGGAATCGATCAGCCTCGGCCTCGTCGCGGGTGCGCAACTGGCCGAACTGCCGATGTTCTTCGGCGGCTATCCGATCACGCCGGCCTCGGCGATCCTGCATCATCTCGCGCGATTGAAGGAATTCGGCGTCACGACCTTCCAGGCCGAAGACGAGATTGCCGCCGTCTGCGCCGCGATCGGCGCGAGCTGGGCGGGGAGCCTGGGCGTTACCTCGTCTTCGGGCCCCGGCATCGCCTTGAAGACCGAGGCGATGGGCCTTGCTATCATGACCGAGCTGCCGCTCGTCATCGTCAATTCGCAGCGCGGCGGCCCGTCCACCGGCCTGCCGACCAAGACCGAGCAGAGCGATCTTTACCAGGCGGTCTATGGTCGCAATGGCGATGCGCCGATGCCGGTGATCGCCGCGCGCAGCCCTGCCGATGCGTTCGAATGCGCGATCGAGGCTTGCCGCATCGCAGTGCAGTACATGACCCCGGTGATGCTGCTGACCGACGGCTACATCGCCAATGCCGCCGAGCCGTGGAAAGTGCCGAACCCTGCCGACTACACCCCGTTCCCGGTCGAATTCCTGACCGAGCCGCGCGGCGAGCAATTGCTCCCCTACAAGCGCGACGAAAAGGGCTCGCGCCCTTGGATCAAGCCCGGCACGCCCGACATGATGCATCGCATCGGCGGGATCGAGAAGGACGCGGGGACCGGCAATATTTCCTACGATCCGGCTAATCATCAGCACATGACCGATATCCGCAAGGAAAAGGTGCTGGGTGTGGACGTACCAGATCAGGAGGTTTGCCGCGGCGAAACCTCTGGCAAGCTTGCGGTGGTCGGCTGGGGCAGCACCTACGGCCCGATCCACCAGGCGGTCGGTCGCGCGCTCAAGAAGGGCTGCGACGTGGCGCATATCCATGTCCGCCACATCTGGCCGCTGCCCGCCAATCTCGGCGAGCTGCTCCGCGGCTACGATCAGGTGCTGGTGCCCGAAATGAACACCGGCCAGTTCAAGACTGTGCTGCGCGACCAGTTCCTGATCGACGCAATTCCGCTCACAAAGACCAGCGGCCAGCCCTTCCAGATCGCCGAGCTGGAAGAGGCGATCGCCAAGTTCTTCGATGGTGTGGACGGCAATGAAGGCGGAGAGGTCGCCGCCAATGACCAGCAGTTGCCGAGTGTGGAGGCCGACCAATGA
- a CDS encoding cryptochrome/photolyase family protein, with product MSSPQIVWLRRDLRLADQPAFHAAAAQGPVVPVFVLDDGRAGDHAYGGASRWWLHHSLESLGKSLGARRSQIVLRQGDAPQVLAALADEVGAGTIHANRHYEPWWKEAEDELRDALGEDCELVLHDGNYLMPPGSVTTGSGDPYKIYSPFARSMLEVLPPRDALDAPETLHSPDSWPESDELADWDLLPTDPDWAAGIRDFWTVGEDAAHERLDWWADEVAEYDEGRNLPSQDTTSRLSPHLHWGEISPVQVYHRMKHLRSDGWQTFLKEIIWRDYAQNVICQFPDYARESYRDYDERTLWRNPNAGKLIRQDLECWQKGMTGYPIVDAGMRQLWQTGWMHNRVRMIAASFLVKHLLIDWRYGEKWYWDCLVDADYGNNGVNWQWISGTGVDSNMFSRIMAPLTQSDKFDAADYIREYIAELADLSDDEIHDPADDRRGDYPVKMIGHKEARERALGAYHAAK from the coding sequence ATGAGTTCACCCCAGATAGTGTGGCTGCGGCGCGACCTGCGCCTGGCCGATCAGCCCGCCTTCCATGCCGCCGCAGCACAAGGCCCGGTGGTTCCCGTCTTCGTGCTCGACGATGGGCGTGCGGGCGACCACGCCTATGGCGGTGCCTCGCGTTGGTGGCTGCACCATTCGCTTGAAAGTCTGGGCAAATCGCTCGGTGCGCGTCGCTCGCAGATCGTTCTGCGCCAGGGCGATGCGCCGCAGGTGCTCGCGGCGCTTGCCGACGAGGTTGGGGCCGGCACCATCCATGCCAATCGCCATTACGAGCCCTGGTGGAAAGAGGCCGAGGACGAATTGCGGGATGCGCTGGGTGAGGATTGCGAGCTCGTGCTGCATGACGGCAATTACCTGATGCCGCCGGGCAGTGTGACGACCGGTTCGGGCGATCCGTACAAGATCTACTCGCCCTTCGCGCGATCGATGCTCGAAGTCCTTCCTCCGCGCGATGCACTGGACGCGCCCGAGACGCTTCATTCTCCCGACAGCTGGCCCGAGAGCGACGAGCTTGCCGATTGGGATCTGCTCCCGACCGATCCCGATTGGGCCGCGGGCATTCGCGATTTCTGGACCGTCGGCGAAGACGCCGCGCATGAGCGGCTCGACTGGTGGGCGGACGAGGTGGCCGAATACGACGAGGGCCGCAACCTGCCCTCGCAGGACACCACCTCGCGCCTCAGCCCGCATCTGCATTGGGGCGAGATCAGCCCCGTGCAGGTCTACCACCGGATGAAACACCTGCGATCGGATGGTTGGCAGACCTTCCTGAAGGAAATCATCTGGCGCGATTACGCGCAGAACGTGATCTGCCAGTTCCCCGACTATGCGCGCGAGAGCTATCGCGATTACGACGAGCGCACGCTGTGGCGCAATCCGAATGCGGGCAAGCTGATCCGGCAGGACCTCGAATGCTGGCAGAAGGGCATGACCGGTTACCCGATCGTCGATGCCGGGATGCGACAGCTGTGGCAGACCGGGTGGATGCACAACCGGGTGCGGATGATCGCCGCAAGCTTCCTCGTGAAGCACCTGCTGATCGATTGGCGGTACGGCGAGAAATGGTACTGGGACTGCCTCGTCGATGCCGATTACGGCAATAACGGCGTAAACTGGCAGTGGATTTCAGGGACCGGGGTCGACAGCAACATGTTCAGCCGGATCATGGCGCCGCTGACCCAGAGCGACAAATTCGACGCTGCGGACTACATCCGCGAATACATCGCCGAACTCGCCGACCTGTCCGACGACGAGATTCACGATCCGGCGGACGACCGGCGGGGCGATTATCCGGTCAAGATGATCGGGCACAAGGAAGCTCGCGAGCGCGCGCTGGGGGCCTATCACGCAGCCAAATAG
- a CDS encoding RNA pyrophosphohydrolase produces the protein MSAPDTQESKDATQYRPCVGVMLINGEGQAFVGKRIDTKEGDWWQMPQGGVDEGEDVREAVYRELYEETGIAREHVEILGQTENELFYDLPPELHGKLWGGKYRGQRQTWYCARFTGSDDDVNLEAHTHPEFSDWRWVDRASLPELIIPFKKPVYRTVVEEFREF, from the coding sequence ATGAGCGCGCCCGACACCCAAGAGTCCAAGGACGCCACCCAGTACCGCCCCTGCGTGGGCGTGATGCTGATCAACGGCGAAGGCCAGGCCTTCGTCGGCAAGCGGATCGACACCAAGGAAGGCGATTGGTGGCAGATGCCGCAGGGCGGCGTCGATGAAGGCGAGGATGTCCGCGAAGCCGTCTATCGCGAGCTCTACGAGGAAACCGGCATTGCCCGCGAGCATGTCGAGATTCTCGGGCAGACCGAGAACGAGCTGTTCTACGATCTCCCGCCCGAACTCCATGGCAAGCTATGGGGCGGCAAATATCGCGGCCAGCGCCAGACCTGGTATTGCGCGCGCTTCACGGGCTCCGACGACGACGTGAACCTCGAGGCGCATACGCACCCGGAATTTTCCGACTGGCGCTGGGTCGATCGCGCCTCGCTGCCGGAACTGATCATCCCGTTCAAGAAGCCGGTTTATCGCACAGTGGTGGAAGAATTCCGCGAGTTCTGA
- a CDS encoding phosphatase PAP2 family protein, protein MEVKQNAQGQSAETDAPPSTTADTIRLPERGFAIDRPKALIAAAMCWAGWAIMVWLVTTGRTLDIDQWVLLSFRTGEDLGLHGSERVLETVRDITALGGVFLRNLFALAAVVALLFLKLRREAVLYALTVASGWVANTGMKLLVGRERPEIVPHLTHAGGESFPSGHSFSAAVVYIGMAIAFAALSRRHSVRYTVIGFAMAVSALVAFSRVLLGVHFPSDVIAGWLGGAGWAFLAAALFYAPAKAAAESETVKKMDPSE, encoded by the coding sequence ATGGAAGTGAAACAAAACGCGCAAGGGCAATCGGCCGAAACCGACGCGCCCCCCTCCACCACTGCCGATACGATCCGCCTGCCCGAACGCGGCTTCGCGATCGACCGGCCCAAGGCGCTGATCGCCGCCGCGATGTGCTGGGCCGGCTGGGCGATCATGGTCTGGCTGGTCACCACCGGCCGGACGCTCGACATCGACCAATGGGTGCTGTTGTCGTTCCGCACCGGCGAGGATCTGGGACTGCACGGTTCAGAACGGGTCCTGGAGACCGTACGCGACATCACCGCGCTGGGCGGTGTGTTCCTGCGCAACCTTTTCGCGCTGGCGGCGGTGGTGGCGCTGCTGTTCCTCAAGCTGCGGCGCGAGGCGGTGCTCTATGCCCTTACCGTTGCGAGCGGGTGGGTCGCCAATACCGGCATGAAGCTGCTCGTCGGGCGCGAGCGCCCCGAAATCGTGCCGCACCTCACCCATGCCGGCGGCGAGAGCTTTCCCAGCGGCCACAGCTTCAGCGCGGCGGTGGTCTATATCGGCATGGCAATCGCCTTCGCCGCGCTCAGCCGTCGCCACTCGGTGCGCTATACGGTGATCGGCTTCGCGATGGCGGTGTCGGCGCTGGTCGCCTTCAGCCGCGTGCTGCTGGGCGTGCACTTCCCCAGCGATGTGATTGCGGGCTGGCTCGGCGGCGCTGGCTGGGCGTTTCTGGCGGCCGCGCTGTTCTACGCCCCGGCCAAGGCAGCGGCGGAGAGCGAGACGGTGAAGAAGATGGATCCGTCCGAATAG
- a CDS encoding RsmB/NOP family class I SAM-dependent RNA methyltransferase, whose protein sequence is MTPAARVQSAIEILDAVIEGARTGAAPADRILAEWFRNHRFAGSKDRRALRDLVYDAIRACGPVPESGRAAMLRLVETGGVAAELFDGSQYGPAAIADGEKSAEGGFASEWLVAELAASGVNETAGAAMLNRAPLDLRVNTLKTTRDAVTLPVETEPTVAPNGLRLQAHAPVENWAEYRDGLVEIQDTGSQLACLSAGAAPGESVIDLCAGAGGKTLQLAARLGNEGAILACDVDRKRLSNLPPRVERAGVANVAARLLDPGKELDMLADVAGEADLVLVDAPCSGSGTWRRKPDTRWRLSPERIEAFAKTQDTLLDIAAALVRPGGRVHFVTCSLLDAEGKDRATAFLERHPDWSALPLALPAGEARGQGWRLTPHRDGTDGFFIAGFVSP, encoded by the coding sequence ATGACACCTGCCGCCCGCGTCCAGTCGGCGATCGAGATCCTCGACGCTGTAATCGAAGGCGCGCGCACAGGCGCGGCGCCCGCCGATCGCATTCTCGCCGAGTGGTTTCGCAATCACCGTTTCGCCGGATCGAAGGATCGCCGCGCGCTGCGCGATCTTGTCTATGACGCGATCCGCGCCTGCGGCCCCGTGCCCGAGAGCGGGCGCGCGGCGATGTTGCGCCTGGTCGAGACGGGGGGCGTGGCCGCCGAGCTCTTCGACGGCTCGCAATACGGCCCGGCGGCGATTGCAGACGGTGAAAAGTCAGCGGAAGGCGGTTTCGCATCCGAATGGCTGGTTGCCGAACTCGCAGCGTCGGGCGTCAACGAGACTGCGGGGGCAGCAATGCTCAACCGTGCGCCGCTCGATTTGCGAGTAAACACGCTCAAGACGACGCGCGATGCCGTGACGCTTCCAGTCGAGACCGAGCCGACGGTCGCGCCGAACGGACTGCGCCTTCAAGCCCACGCGCCGGTCGAGAACTGGGCCGAGTACCGCGATGGACTGGTCGAAATCCAGGATACCGGATCGCAGCTCGCCTGCCTGTCGGCCGGTGCCGCGCCCGGTGAGAGCGTAATCGATCTGTGCGCCGGGGCGGGGGGCAAGACCCTCCAGCTGGCTGCGCGGTTGGGAAACGAAGGCGCGATCCTGGCATGCGACGTCGATCGCAAGCGCTTGTCGAACCTGCCCCCGCGTGTCGAACGTGCCGGGGTGGCCAATGTCGCCGCGCGCCTGCTCGATCCTGGCAAGGAACTGGACATGCTGGCCGATGTCGCGGGCGAGGCCGATCTCGTGCTGGTCGATGCGCCGTGTTCGGGTTCGGGCACCTGGCGGCGCAAGCCCGATACGCGCTGGCGGCTGAGCCCCGAACGGATCGAGGCGTTCGCCAAGACACAGGACACGCTGCTCGATATCGCCGCCGCGCTGGTGCGTCCCGGAGGGCGGGTGCATTTCGTCACGTGCTCGCTGCTCGACGCCGAGGGCAAGGATCGCGCGACTGCCTTTCTCGAGCGGCATCCCGACTGGTCGGCGCTGCCGCTGGCGCTGCCAGCGGGCGAAGCGCGGGGGCAAGGCTGGCGGCTCACCCCGCATCGCGACGGGACCGACGGATTTTTCATCGCAGGTTTTGTTTCGCCGTGA